A genomic segment from Vidua macroura isolate BioBank_ID:100142 chromosome Z, ASM2450914v1, whole genome shotgun sequence encodes:
- the TMEM252 gene encoding transmembrane protein 252: protein MPKGLFTFIRLLMLLLSFSTVCLGVLCMSTNSSMCRCGNNKLVFYCLLALGLCLLVTGIFWSTFHEVLKYRALGIFIRNPSHREPHVCTIDRPDFYPPSYEDSIDPEKLVSPLSFASTLKQQEFINIPLFPYSESSAGFVSETNEQEQPPPYTLSLEQQQTAGQDPNPRSGLNSHIFMQEISCQEDTDFQRISGRATPVKT, encoded by the exons ATGCCAAAAGGTCTTTTTACATTCATTCGTCTTCTTATGCTTTTACTCAGTTTCTCTACTGTTTGCCTGGGAGTACTTTGCATGTCCACAAATTCCTCCATGTGCAGATGTGGAAACAACAAGCTAGTATTTTATTGCCTGTTAGCTTTGGGGCTCTGCCTCCTTGTTACTGGCATTTTCTGGAGCACTTTCCATGAAGTCCTGAAATACAGGGCCCTTGGCATCTTCATTCGAAATCCCAGCCACAGAGAACCACATGTCTGCACCATAGACAG gcCTGACTTCTATCCTCCCTCTTATGAAGACAGCATAGATCCTGAAAAACTGGTCTCCCCACTGTCATTTGCCTCCACACTAAAACAGCAAGAATTCATCAATATTCCTCTGTTTCCATACAGTGAAAGCAGTGCAGGGTTTGTCAGTGAAACAAATGAGCAGGAACAGCCACCACCATACACATTatctctggagcagcagcaaacagctgGCCAAGACCCAAATCCCAGAAGCGGGTTAAATTCTCATATATTCATGCAAGAAATCAGTTGCCAGGAGGACACAGATTTCCAGAGGATCTCAGGAAGAGCAACACCTGTCAAAACATGA